In a single window of the Leptospira sanjuanensis genome:
- a CDS encoding heavy-metal-associated domain-containing protein, with the protein MKEIKLTVEGMTCSHCLKTVEGALKDVGLTGKANLENKEVVYQGEGTEEELAKVKAAILEEGYTPGEVK; encoded by the coding sequence ATGAAAGAAATCAAACTTACGGTAGAAGGAATGACATGCTCGCACTGTTTAAAGACCGTCGAGGGGGCCCTTAAGGATGTCGGATTAACGGGAAAGGCAAACTTGGAAAACAAGGAAGTCGTTTATCAGGGAGAAGGAACGGAAGAGGAATTGGCGAAAGTCAAAGCCGCGATTTTGGAAGAAGGGTATACCCCGGGTGAAGTCAAATGA
- a CDS encoding metal-sensitive transcriptional regulator: MKPKHKLHSDPKVTENLLLRLKKIEGQIRGIQGMIEREEYCDDVLNQLSSTKSALDGVAKTLLKSHIQTCVVERFKENDSKILDEFMTTVDRILK, from the coding sequence ATGAAACCAAAACACAAACTGCATTCCGATCCGAAAGTTACGGAGAATCTGCTTCTCCGTTTAAAGAAGATAGAGGGTCAAATCCGAGGAATTCAAGGTATGATCGAAAGGGAAGAATATTGCGACGACGTTCTCAATCAATTATCGTCCACGAAATCCGCTTTGGACGGAGTGGCAAAAACCCTTCTGAAAAGCCACATTCAAACCTGCGTCGTGGAAAGATTTAAGGAGAACGATTCCAAGATACTCGACGAGTTTATGACCACCGTCGACCGCATTCTTAAATAA
- a CDS encoding SulP family inorganic anion transporter codes for MNILQSLPRVSWDDLKHDLSSGLVVFLIALPLCIGIAFASGAPIISGLIGGIVGGVVVSMISKSPLSVSGPAAGLTVIVYDSIQTLGNFNDFLLALCIAGVFQILLGFLKAGILSNFFPSSVIKGLLAAIGAVLILKQIPHAIGYDMDYVGDMGFFQKDHENTFSEILTAFTRFTPGAVVLFAVSISLILLWEKMKLQKRFLIHGSLVAIVVSVLLNEVFRSFGFGIAVGQDHLLQPIRLDNVWDLFQDDLFPNISQWKNQAVYIIGVKICIVASLETLLNLEAVEKSDPERRIVSKNRELVAQGAGNLISGIVGGLPITSVIIRSSANLQAGAKTRLSAFLHGILLLFSLVVIPSWIAKIPLSALAAVLLVVGYKLTDYSILKSQYKKGMDQFVPFMATLLGIVFTDILIGIGIGALFSIFFIMRRNVLNPYVFNKKDMAFGVEARIDLSEDVSFLNKSSMLYKLEKVPNNSRLIIDGSKSKYIDPDVLEIIEDFKIVAKSRNIRLEIIDVTTPYQKIKNKPLDVVAQQDYQRLFDNNRIWVEEKLAKDPDYFKNLALGQAPQYLLISCSDSRISVNEMTGTSAGELFVHRNIANLVIDTDMNLMSVLQYSVEVLKVKHIVVCGHYGCGGVKAAIDGKYHGLIDAWLRHIKQVYRIHKKELIGILDESEKHERLVELNVREQVYNLCMTTIVQNAWAQGNDLQLHGWVYDIKEGKIIDLHIEIDKDFRDYDIFRYQFETK; via the coding sequence ATGAATATTCTACAATCATTACCCCGTGTTTCCTGGGACGACTTGAAACACGATCTATCTTCGGGTTTGGTCGTCTTTTTAATCGCGCTCCCTCTTTGTATCGGAATCGCCTTCGCATCGGGCGCTCCGATCATCTCCGGCTTGATCGGAGGTATCGTCGGAGGGGTTGTCGTTTCCATGATCAGCAAGTCGCCTTTATCGGTCAGCGGCCCCGCCGCCGGATTGACGGTCATCGTTTACGATTCGATCCAAACGCTCGGAAATTTTAACGACTTTCTTTTGGCTCTCTGCATCGCGGGAGTCTTTCAAATCCTATTAGGTTTTTTGAAAGCGGGAATTCTCAGTAATTTTTTTCCGTCCTCCGTGATCAAGGGATTGTTGGCGGCGATCGGCGCGGTTCTGATCTTAAAACAGATTCCCCACGCGATCGGTTACGACATGGATTACGTAGGCGATATGGGATTTTTTCAGAAAGATCACGAAAATACGTTTTCGGAAATTTTGACCGCCTTTACCCGGTTTACGCCGGGAGCCGTGGTTCTGTTTGCAGTTTCGATTTCTTTGATTTTACTTTGGGAAAAGATGAAGCTTCAGAAAAGATTTCTAATTCACGGATCCTTGGTTGCGATCGTAGTGAGCGTTTTATTAAACGAAGTCTTTCGCTCGTTCGGATTCGGCATCGCCGTCGGTCAGGATCATTTGCTACAACCGATTCGTTTGGACAACGTCTGGGATCTTTTCCAGGACGATCTTTTTCCGAACATTTCCCAATGGAAGAATCAGGCGGTTTATATCATCGGTGTGAAGATTTGTATCGTGGCCAGTTTGGAAACACTTTTGAATTTGGAGGCGGTAGAAAAATCGGATCCGGAAAGAAGAATCGTTTCCAAAAACCGCGAACTGGTTGCACAAGGGGCCGGGAACTTAATTTCCGGAATCGTAGGAGGATTGCCGATTACTTCCGTCATCATTCGAAGTTCGGCGAATTTACAAGCGGGTGCTAAAACGAGACTCTCCGCATTTCTGCACGGTATTCTGCTTCTTTTTTCGCTCGTTGTGATTCCGAGCTGGATCGCGAAAATCCCTCTGTCTGCTTTGGCGGCCGTCCTTCTCGTTGTTGGTTATAAACTCACCGATTACAGCATTCTCAAATCGCAGTACAAAAAAGGGATGGATCAGTTCGTTCCTTTTATGGCGACTTTGTTGGGAATCGTTTTTACGGACATTCTGATCGGAATCGGAATCGGCGCGCTGTTTTCCATCTTCTTTATTATGAGAAGAAACGTTCTCAATCCTTACGTATTCAACAAGAAGGATATGGCTTTCGGAGTGGAAGCAAGGATCGATCTTTCCGAGGACGTCTCGTTTCTGAATAAGTCGAGTATGTTGTATAAACTCGAAAAAGTTCCGAATAACTCGCGTTTGATTATCGACGGTTCCAAGTCCAAATACATCGATCCCGACGTTTTGGAGATCATCGAAGACTTTAAGATCGTCGCGAAGTCGCGTAATATCCGGCTGGAAATCATAGACGTAACGACTCCTTATCAGAAGATCAAAAACAAACCTCTGGATGTCGTCGCTCAACAGGATTATCAAAGGCTCTTCGATAACAATCGGATTTGGGTCGAGGAGAAGCTTGCCAAAGATCCCGATTACTTTAAGAATCTTGCATTGGGTCAAGCGCCTCAATACCTTCTGATTTCCTGTTCGGATAGCAGAATTTCCGTTAACGAAATGACCGGTACGAGCGCGGGGGAACTTTTCGTCCACAGAAACATCGCGAATTTAGTGATCGATACCGATATGAACCTGATGTCCGTGCTTCAGTATTCGGTCGAGGTTTTAAAGGTGAAACATATCGTAGTTTGCGGACATTACGGATGCGGAGGAGTAAAGGCTGCGATCGACGGAAAGTATCACGGTCTGATCGACGCATGGTTGAGGCACATTAAGCAGGTGTATCGAATCCATAAAAAGGAACTCATTGGGATTTTGGATGAGAGCGAAAAACACGAACGTCTCGTCGAACTCAACGTGCGGGAACAGGTTTACAATCTTTGTATGACGACCATCGTCCAGAACGCATGGGCGCAGGGCAACGACCTTCAACTTCACGGTTGGGTTTATGATATCAAAGAAGGGAAGATTATCGATCTGCACATAGAGATCGATAAGGATTTTCGGGATTACGATATTTTCCGTTATCAATTCGAAACGAAATAA
- a CDS encoding lipase family alpha/beta hydrolase, whose product MRKVNLRILLTFAFLITNVIYASGGGSSSKPLSGTYPIVLAHGTLGWGNGSTITDYWGGNAAYLRNQGATVFTPTVTSLESSSARATQLKTQILAGLAANNYTGKIHIIGHSQGGLDSRYMIANLGMASKIASLTTLNTPHRGSPIANIMYSVIPSWALPYVSTIVGTVVQVVLGQSNQNASNALKMFTTANLTTFNANTPNSSAVKYFSYGSTITIPDLIQHPLMGLLQPICAIGGPFYGLSIANDGVVPDSSQRWGTWKGGPSIPLLTTGIDHLEAPNTLYLGQLWYDSNAYFLKMASNAKGNQ is encoded by the coding sequence ATGAGAAAAGTGAATTTGAGAATTTTGTTAACGTTCGCGTTTTTAATAACGAACGTTATATATGCATCCGGTGGTGGATCTTCGAGCAAGCCCCTTTCCGGAACTTATCCTATCGTTCTTGCTCACGGAACCCTGGGCTGGGGAAACGGATCGACCATCACAGACTATTGGGGCGGCAATGCAGCGTATTTGAGAAATCAAGGCGCGACCGTTTTTACTCCAACCGTAACCTCTCTTGAATCCAGTTCCGCTCGCGCGACTCAGCTGAAAACACAGATCTTAGCGGGACTCGCAGCGAACAATTACACCGGTAAAATTCATATCATCGGCCATTCTCAGGGCGGATTGGATTCCCGTTACATGATTGCGAACCTCGGAATGGCGAGTAAAATCGCTTCGCTAACTACTCTGAATACTCCTCACCGCGGGAGTCCGATTGCGAACATCATGTATTCCGTGATTCCGAGCTGGGCATTGCCTTACGTTTCTACAATCGTCGGAACCGTTGTACAGGTCGTTTTAGGTCAATCCAACCAAAACGCTTCCAACGCTTTGAAAATGTTTACGACCGCAAATCTGACAACATTCAATGCGAACACTCCGAACAGTTCCGCGGTGAAATATTTCTCTTACGGTTCGACAATCACGATTCCCGATCTGATTCAACATCCTTTGATGGGATTGCTTCAACCAATCTGCGCGATCGGCGGCCCTTTCTACGGACTCAGCATCGCAAACGACGGAGTCGTTCCCGATTCTTCTCAAAGATGGGGAACTTGGAAAGGCGGACCTTCCATTCCTCTTTTAACGACCGGAATCGATCACCTGGAAGCTCCGAATACTTTGTATCTGGGCCAACTCTGGTATGATTCCAACGCCTACTTCTTAAAGATGGCGTCTAACGCAAAAGGCAATCAGTAA
- a CDS encoding lipase family alpha/beta hydrolase — protein MKSVMRILSVVLVFFMTSVLSASGGGTGKSLSGSYPIVLAHGLFGWGNGSTVVDYWGGNAAYLRNQGATVLTPSVTALNSSASRASQLKTAILAAMAANNYTGKVHIIGHSQGGLDARYMVSNLSMSSKVASVTTLNTPHQGSPIANIVLTVIPSWALPYVSTIIETLAGVVYGDSSQNATAALKLLTTDGAKTFNASAPNASGVKYFSYGSTISVADLIQHPAMGLLHPICAIGAPFYGMSIANDGVVPDSSQRWGTWKGGPSIPLLTTGIDHLEATNALYLGQLWYDTNAYFLKMANNAKSNQ, from the coding sequence ATGAAAAGTGTGATGAGAATATTAAGTGTAGTGCTTGTCTTCTTTATGACGAGCGTATTGTCGGCGTCCGGCGGAGGAACGGGAAAGTCGCTCTCCGGAAGTTATCCGATCGTTTTAGCTCACGGCTTGTTCGGTTGGGGAAACGGTTCTACGGTAGTCGACTATTGGGGAGGAAACGCGGCGTATCTTCGCAATCAAGGAGCAACCGTCCTAACTCCTTCCGTTACTGCGTTGAATTCCAGCGCAAGCAGAGCTTCTCAATTGAAGACGGCAATCCTCGCGGCAATGGCTGCAAACAATTACACCGGTAAAGTGCATATCATCGGCCACTCGCAAGGCGGATTGGATGCGCGTTACATGGTTTCTAATCTTTCCATGAGCAGCAAGGTCGCAAGCGTAACGACTCTGAATACGCCGCACCAAGGAAGTCCGATCGCAAACATCGTTTTGACAGTGATCCCGAGCTGGGCGCTCCCTTACGTTTCCACGATTATCGAAACACTTGCGGGTGTGGTTTACGGAGATTCCAGCCAAAACGCAACCGCGGCGTTAAAGTTGCTCACAACGGACGGAGCGAAAACGTTCAACGCTTCCGCACCGAACGCTTCCGGAGTGAAGTATTTTTCTTACGGTTCGACAATCAGCGTTGCGGATCTGATTCAACATCCTGCTATGGGATTACTGCATCCAATCTGCGCGATCGGCGCTCCTTTCTACGGGATGAGCATCGCGAACGACGGCGTCGTTCCCGATTCTTCTCAAAGATGGGGTACTTGGAAGGGAGGTCCCTCTATCCCTCTTTTAACCACCGGAATCGACCACTTGGAAGCGACCAACGCTCTCTACTTGGGACAACTCTGGTATGACACGAACGCCTACTTCTTGAAAATGGCTAACAACGCCAAATCCAATCAGTAA
- a CDS encoding efflux RND transporter permease subunit produces the protein MLSRLLNISLSNPILSAGIVFFLFVYSFFTLKEVPIDAVPDITNVQVIVTVKTGSLDPEQVEKVVTFPLETELMGMPNLIDVRSVSKFGLSNISLIFKEGTDIYQARSMVLERLASAKEKLPNGISPTIVPNTTGLGEIFFYTVEAKPGSKLASLPEKDLLLYLRTVQDYTVRPQLKALVPGIVEVDSNGGYEKEIHIDLNPSKMKSWGITIDQLIGELSTIGESFGGGFIENDGKVSIVRAYGIKKNLASLSEVTVKRTLTGSSIRVGDIAEVKEHGKQRLGGASSEGKEIVLGTAMMLRGENSYRVNADLNQAVSRLNLPEDVQVRVLLERSFLIHSTIRTVIKNLAEGAILVVLTLFFILFNIKASVIVAMIIPGSMLLTAIFMKVFGISANLMSLGAIDFGLLVDASIVITENVLTRFEKTSFINREEKIETILNASLEVLKPVSFGVVVIMLVYVPILTLDGIPGKMFRPMAETVLLALGFSLILAVFFLPPMLFFFISPSAKGQGAHRETKKSRIVELYETYLPILLNNPKPIVIGSVVFFLLTLLIYFRMGTVFLPKLMEGDLMLVVVREGDISIEESLKEQKEVEKLLMEMPEVQSVFSRIGTSSVANDPMGTFNADTFILLKKKSLDDLLQAKNWELFLDRIHKKVQDRFPSSELTLSQPLEARFNELLEGSRADISVRILGKDLNVLLGLQENLKETLHKISGAAEVELDPIMALRKSRVIDITPDPSKLKYYNISLPSFNNVVESSMSGFELGGYYEEEVRFPIKIWLSEEFRNRESEISDIGVGTLDGGMIPIKLLASIDKKEKVMTISRNRSRRFVAVSVNLRGRDLEGFYSEAKDKISAMNIPQGYSVFWGGQIENLAKAKEKLSVILPSTLLMIFVVLYLGLRSVRQALLVFFCVPFALTGGISFLFLRGMDLSVSAFVGCIALSGIAVLNGLVKLDTIHRIREEKNLSVRDAVLEGATSRIRPVIMTALVASFGFIPMAFGGGLGSEVQKPLATVVIGGIVSSTMLTLVILPVFYYWMERKTEN, from the coding sequence ATGCTGTCCAGACTTTTGAATATCAGCTTAAGTAATCCGATCCTTTCGGCGGGGATCGTATTCTTCCTATTCGTTTATTCCTTTTTCACTTTGAAAGAGGTCCCGATCGACGCGGTTCCGGACATCACGAACGTGCAGGTGATCGTCACCGTAAAAACGGGTTCTCTCGATCCGGAACAAGTCGAAAAGGTCGTCACGTTTCCTCTCGAAACGGAACTGATGGGAATGCCGAATCTAATCGACGTCCGTTCCGTATCTAAATTCGGACTTTCTAATATATCTCTGATCTTTAAGGAAGGAACGGATATCTATCAGGCGCGCAGCATGGTGCTGGAGCGATTAGCGAGCGCCAAGGAAAAACTTCCCAACGGAATTTCTCCCACGATCGTCCCGAACACGACCGGTCTCGGAGAAATTTTCTTTTATACGGTCGAGGCAAAACCGGGAAGCAAACTCGCGTCTCTTCCGGAAAAGGATCTTCTTCTTTATTTAAGAACGGTTCAGGACTATACGGTTCGTCCTCAGTTGAAGGCGCTCGTTCCGGGGATCGTCGAAGTCGATTCCAACGGAGGATACGAAAAGGAAATTCATATCGATTTGAATCCTTCCAAGATGAAATCCTGGGGAATTACGATCGATCAGTTGATCGGGGAATTATCCACGATCGGAGAAAGTTTCGGCGGCGGTTTTATCGAAAACGACGGAAAGGTTTCGATCGTGCGCGCTTACGGAATCAAAAAGAATTTGGCTTCGTTGTCCGAAGTGACGGTTAAAAGAACTCTGACAGGATCTTCGATTCGCGTAGGCGACATTGCGGAAGTGAAGGAGCACGGTAAACAGCGATTAGGCGGAGCAAGCTCCGAAGGAAAGGAGATCGTTCTCGGAACTGCGATGATGCTCCGCGGCGAGAATAGTTATCGGGTGAACGCGGATTTGAATCAGGCGGTTTCGCGTCTGAATCTTCCCGAAGACGTTCAGGTTCGGGTTCTTTTGGAAAGATCCTTTTTGATCCACTCGACGATCCGAACTGTGATCAAGAATCTCGCCGAAGGAGCGATTCTCGTCGTTCTTACTTTGTTCTTTATTTTGTTCAACATCAAAGCTTCCGTAATCGTTGCGATGATCATTCCCGGTTCCATGTTGTTGACAGCCATCTTTATGAAGGTTTTCGGAATTTCCGCGAACCTCATGAGTTTGGGCGCGATCGATTTCGGTCTTCTTGTGGACGCTTCGATCGTGATCACCGAAAACGTTTTGACCCGTTTCGAAAAGACTTCGTTTATCAATCGAGAGGAAAAGATCGAAACGATTTTGAACGCTTCTTTGGAGGTTTTAAAACCGGTTTCGTTCGGAGTCGTCGTGATTATGCTTGTATACGTTCCGATTTTAACGTTAGACGGAATACCGGGAAAGATGTTTCGTCCTATGGCGGAGACCGTCCTTCTCGCTTTGGGTTTCAGTTTGATTTTGGCGGTTTTCTTTTTGCCTCCGATGCTTTTCTTTTTCATTTCACCTTCCGCTAAAGGACAAGGCGCACATCGAGAGACGAAAAAAAGCAGAATCGTAGAGTTGTATGAAACTTATCTTCCTATTCTTTTGAACAACCCGAAACCGATCGTGATCGGTTCGGTCGTATTCTTTCTTCTAACCTTGCTGATCTACTTCAGAATGGGAACGGTCTTTCTTCCGAAATTGATGGAAGGCGATTTGATGCTCGTCGTAGTGCGGGAAGGGGATATCAGCATAGAAGAGAGTCTAAAGGAACAGAAGGAAGTCGAAAAACTTCTCATGGAAATGCCCGAGGTGCAAAGCGTGTTTTCGAGAATCGGAACGAGTTCCGTGGCGAACGATCCGATGGGAACCTTCAACGCGGATACGTTCATCCTTCTTAAAAAGAAATCCTTGGACGATCTCCTTCAGGCAAAGAATTGGGAACTTTTTTTGGATCGGATTCATAAAAAGGTTCAGGATCGTTTCCCGAGTTCGGAATTGACGCTCAGTCAACCGCTGGAAGCGAGATTCAACGAGCTTCTGGAAGGAAGCAGGGCAGACATCAGCGTTCGGATTCTGGGAAAGGACTTAAACGTTCTATTAGGATTGCAGGAAAACTTGAAGGAAACGCTTCATAAGATTTCCGGGGCCGCCGAGGTGGAACTCGATCCGATCATGGCCCTTCGGAAATCCCGGGTGATCGACATCACTCCGGACCCTTCTAAATTAAAATATTATAATATATCCCTTCCTTCGTTTAACAACGTGGTCGAATCTTCGATGAGCGGGTTCGAGCTCGGAGGATATTACGAGGAGGAGGTTCGGTTTCCGATTAAAATCTGGCTTTCGGAGGAATTCAGAAATAGGGAATCGGAAATCTCCGATATCGGAGTCGGCACGTTGGACGGAGGGATGATTCCGATTAAACTTCTCGCCTCGATCGATAAAAAGGAAAAGGTCATGACGATTTCCAGGAATCGATCCAGACGATTCGTCGCCGTATCGGTGAATCTTCGCGGAAGGGATTTGGAAGGATTTTATTCCGAAGCGAAGGATAAGATTTCCGCGATGAACATACCGCAGGGGTATTCGGTTTTTTGGGGAGGTCAGATCGAGAATCTTGCGAAAGCGAAGGAAAAATTATCGGTCATTCTTCCTTCCACATTGTTGATGATCTTTGTCGTGTTGTATCTCGGATTGAGATCGGTTCGACAGGCGCTTCTTGTTTTCTTTTGTGTTCCGTTCGCTTTGACGGGAGGAATTTCGTTTTTATTTTTGCGCGGAATGGATCTAAGCGTTTCCGCTTTCGTGGGATGTATCGCGTTGTCCGGGATCGCCGTGTTAAACGGACTCGTTAAGTTGGATACGATTCATCGAATTCGAGAGGAAAAGAATCTTTCCGTGCGGGATGCGGTTTTGGAAGGTGCGACGAGCAGAATCCGTCCCGTAATTATGACTGCCCTTGTCGCTTCTTTCGGGTTTATTCCGATGGCGTTCGGTGGCGGCTTGGGTTCGGAAGTTCAGAAACCGTTGGCAACGGTCGTCATCGGGGGAATCGTTTCTTCCACAATGCTTACGCTTGTCATTCTTCCCGTGTTCTATTATTGGATGGAGAGAAAAACAGAAAATTAG
- a CDS encoding TolC family protein encodes MSSHAESNETLDVPKIVGLAEKNSPLLLSLNADLESLFYQRKQQGKTQNPAVTVDYGQRSAANESGAEYALQFEQPIYFPGRKELRQLLVDNDSRIKEIQLAEASNSIRFNAVKFAYRYLVSAGKRNHVKERLRRLSILESYIRARPFITPQAKTDLFIIQRRILALRKHFNDLELDANKQYEAMNLYLMLESSPSLRIPFFSEGAKFDFNQLQTKAVSQNLSLMAAKGEIEKAKTELNLATLEKYPDYSIISQVGEDRSGVANRFYDFGLKFRIPVWDQFQNKVSAAETNVKSKQGILQHQENLVKTAFKQAFLDYEQSKINLRLYDLSKLDEIERDLNYADVEFKKGRILMMSYLELENQLHETHHAILDAQISHLEALLNLLHITNEKDIIGTFKHAVQTFEYQLK; translated from the coding sequence ATGTCCTCGCATGCGGAATCGAACGAAACTCTGGATGTTCCCAAAATCGTCGGTTTGGCTGAAAAGAATTCTCCGTTGCTTTTGTCTTTGAACGCGGATTTGGAATCCTTGTTTTATCAGCGCAAACAACAGGGAAAAACGCAGAATCCGGCCGTCACGGTCGACTACGGACAAAGAAGCGCGGCCAACGAAAGCGGTGCGGAATACGCGCTTCAATTCGAACAGCCGATCTATTTTCCGGGAAGAAAGGAATTGCGTCAGCTTTTGGTCGATAACGATTCTCGAATCAAGGAAATCCAACTCGCCGAAGCTTCCAATTCCATCCGTTTCAACGCGGTCAAATTCGCGTATCGGTATTTGGTTTCGGCGGGAAAACGAAACCACGTTAAGGAACGACTGAGAAGACTTTCGATTCTTGAAAGTTATATTCGGGCGAGACCGTTCATCACTCCTCAAGCGAAGACGGATCTGTTCATCATTCAAAGAAGAATTCTCGCGTTGAGAAAACATTTCAACGATCTCGAACTGGATGCGAATAAACAGTACGAGGCGATGAACTTGTATCTGATGTTGGAATCTTCCCCTTCGTTGCGGATTCCGTTTTTTTCGGAGGGTGCCAAGTTCGATTTCAACCAATTGCAGACCAAAGCCGTTTCGCAAAATCTTAGTTTGATGGCGGCCAAGGGAGAAATCGAAAAGGCAAAAACGGAACTGAATCTCGCTACTTTGGAAAAATATCCCGATTACTCGATCATCAGCCAAGTCGGAGAAGACCGGTCGGGGGTCGCGAACCGGTTTTACGATTTCGGTTTAAAATTTCGAATTCCTGTTTGGGATCAGTTTCAGAATAAGGTTTCCGCCGCGGAAACGAACGTAAAGTCGAAACAGGGAATTCTTCAACATCAGGAGAATCTAGTAAAGACCGCGTTCAAGCAGGCGTTTCTCGATTACGAACAATCCAAGATCAATCTGAGGCTTTACGATCTTTCTAAGTTAGACGAAATCGAGCGCGATCTGAATTACGCGGACGTAGAGTTTAAAAAGGGAAGAATTTTGATGATGAGCTATTTGGAATTGGAAAATCAGCTTCATGAAACCCATCACGCGATCTTAGACGCGCAGATTTCCCATCTTGAGGCGTTGCTAAATCTTCTCCACATCACGAACGAAAAAGATATTATAGGAACTTTTAAACATGCTGTCCAGACTTTTGAATATCAGCTTAAGTAA
- a CDS encoding PA0069 family radical SAM protein, producing MEQSKINRGTVSKIPGRFESTTREVDLEFQDEEMSPRTILLEERAKTIVSENDCPDLGFTRSINPYRGCEHGCIYCYARPNHAYVDLSPGIDFETKIFVKKNAPELLRKYLSKQKDQIHTIQLAGVTDIYQPAERKLEITRELLKVFLEFKQPVAMITKSFLITRDIDLLEKLASNNLAKVYISVTTLDQELWKRMEPRTANPERRLEALRKLSEAGIPAGTMAAPMIPGLNDIELERILEAAKQAGARSAGMVFLRLPYEVAPLFMDWLEKNYPLKKDKVEHLIRQARGGKLYDSDYSVRMTGEGNYAEMLWKRFFAARKRLDLLNDMPLNKTLFKIPDIYRIRLTKGENLIPGL from the coding sequence ATGGAACAATCCAAAATCAATCGAGGAACCGTTTCTAAAATCCCCGGACGTTTCGAATCTACAACACGCGAGGTAGACCTCGAATTTCAAGACGAGGAAATGTCTCCGCGTACGATCCTTTTGGAAGAACGAGCCAAAACGATCGTTTCCGAAAACGACTGCCCGGATTTGGGATTTACACGATCGATCAATCCATACCGCGGATGCGAACACGGCTGCATCTATTGTTACGCAAGACCCAATCACGCATACGTGGATCTTTCACCGGGAATCGATTTCGAAACGAAGATCTTCGTAAAAAAGAACGCTCCCGAACTTTTACGAAAATATCTTTCCAAACAAAAAGACCAGATTCACACGATCCAGCTCGCGGGCGTAACCGACATCTATCAACCTGCGGAACGAAAATTGGAAATCACGCGCGAGCTTCTCAAAGTGTTTCTTGAATTCAAACAACCCGTAGCGATGATCACCAAATCCTTTCTAATAACCCGAGATATCGACCTTTTGGAAAAACTCGCTTCCAACAATTTAGCAAAAGTATATATCAGCGTAACGACGCTCGATCAAGAACTTTGGAAGAGAATGGAGCCGCGTACCGCCAATCCGGAGAGAAGATTGGAAGCGCTTCGAAAACTTTCCGAAGCGGGAATTCCCGCGGGAACGATGGCGGCACCCATGATTCCCGGGCTAAACGATATCGAACTGGAACGGATTTTAGAAGCCGCAAAACAAGCGGGGGCAAGATCGGCGGGAATGGTATTTCTTCGTCTACCTTATGAGGTTGCGCCGTTGTTCATGGATTGGTTAGAAAAAAATTATCCGCTCAAAAAGGACAAGGTGGAACATTTAATTCGACAAGCAAGAGGAGGAAAACTCTACGATTCCGATTATTCCGTCCGCATGACCGGCGAGGGAAATTACGCGGAAATGCTTTGGAAACGATTCTTTGCGGCGCGAAAACGCCTCGATTTACTGAACGATATGCCTTTGAATAAAACCCTTTTTAAAATTCCGGACATCTATCGAATTCGCTTAACAAAAGGAGAAAACTTAATTCCGGGTCTATAA